One Thermincola ferriacetica DNA segment encodes these proteins:
- a CDS encoding metal-dependent hydrolase: MDLVSHGLLGSMIAGLSFGKKYRLLGYVATIVGSVAHDFDIITFLKGPKAFYKYHREITHSLLGTVVLGLLISIGVRLFTPVHDWATVLAMVGAGLLSHLAMDILTPWGLPLFYPFKSKKYSLDLIWFFDPVVISGLVAGVYLGYQVPENSAFSYLASFAVVISYLAYRVRQKRKARKIVLEELGPDKGAAVFVLPSAVSPFLWDVIVKERNRYIHFCVDTRRKEILSKEEFCSGAFHRCVKSSRDSDYVDIFLKRSRFPFYNVTRKADQTYTVEWSDVHLANLGGVHGVVVQLDGNGEIIEEKLQIKKPVRRKKKSGAV; the protein is encoded by the coding sequence GTGGATTTGGTTTCGCACGGTCTGCTGGGTTCTATGATTGCCGGTCTGAGTTTCGGCAAAAAGTATAGGCTCCTTGGCTACGTGGCAACAATTGTTGGTAGTGTAGCCCATGATTTTGATATTATCACCTTTTTGAAGGGGCCGAAGGCGTTTTACAAGTACCACCGGGAGATTACCCATTCTTTGTTGGGTACGGTAGTCTTGGGGTTGTTAATTTCCATTGGTGTCCGTCTTTTTACGCCTGTGCATGATTGGGCTACGGTTTTAGCCATGGTCGGAGCAGGATTGTTATCCCACCTGGCCATGGATATCCTTACCCCCTGGGGGCTGCCTTTGTTTTACCCGTTTAAATCAAAGAAATACAGCCTGGACTTGATCTGGTTTTTTGACCCGGTCGTAATTTCCGGCCTTGTAGCCGGGGTTTATCTTGGCTATCAGGTCCCGGAAAATTCCGCCTTTTCTTATTTGGCTTCGTTCGCCGTTGTTATATCCTATCTGGCTTACCGGGTCAGGCAAAAAAGAAAAGCGCGGAAGATTGTATTGGAGGAATTGGGGCCGGATAAAGGAGCGGCTGTCTTCGTTCTTCCTTCGGCCGTCAGTCCTTTTCTCTGGGATGTTATAGTTAAAGAAAGGAACAGGTACATTCATTTTTGCGTTGATACCCGGCGCAAAGAGATTCTGAGCAAGGAGGAGTTTTGCTCCGGCGCCTTTCACCGCTGTGTAAAATCATCCCGCGATTCTGATTATGTAGATATATTTCTTAAACGGTCAAGATTTCCTTTTTATAATGTGACCAGAAAAGCCGACCAGACTTATACTGTTGAATGGAGCGACGTACACCTGGCCAATTTAGGCGGTGTTCACGGGGTGGTCGTACAGTTAGACGGGAATGGGGAAATCATTGAAGAAAAACTGCAAATAAAAAAGCCGGTTAGGCGCAAGAAGAAATCGGGGGCTGTCTAA
- a CDS encoding histidinol-phosphatase, with translation MLIDYHMHTKMCGHAEGEMEEYVLKAKREGIVEIGVADHIPMYFLPAAERDPSIAMAEEELPIYVKAVEKLQKQFYPYNIKLGIEADFDPDCQAELKRIINAFPFDYVLGSIHFLGRWGFDNPRFIDEYQKRDIDEVYAEYFNLLEKAAASGHFDILAHPDLVKKLNFRPRKDITYIYERLAKCFADADICIEINTAGLRAPVGEIYPSAVFLRECFKRRVPVTLGSDAHTPEQVGACFPEAKQLLLEIGYDKIAVFSQRKRRLLPL, from the coding sequence ATGCTGATAGATTATCATATGCACACTAAAATGTGCGGTCATGCCGAAGGGGAGATGGAGGAATATGTCTTAAAAGCCAAAAGGGAGGGTATAGTGGAAATAGGCGTTGCGGACCATATACCCATGTATTTTCTTCCGGCGGCTGAAAGGGACCCTTCCATTGCCATGGCTGAGGAAGAGCTGCCTATATACGTTAAGGCGGTAGAAAAATTGCAGAAGCAATTTTATCCTTACAATATAAAGCTTGGTATTGAGGCGGATTTTGACCCGGACTGCCAAGCGGAACTTAAAAGAATCATCAATGCCTTTCCTTTTGATTATGTATTAGGGAGCATCCACTTCTTGGGCAGATGGGGTTTTGATAATCCCCGGTTTATTGATGAATATCAAAAAAGAGACATTGATGAAGTCTACGCTGAATATTTTAACTTGCTGGAAAAGGCTGCCGCTTCCGGCCATTTTGACATACTGGCTCACCCGGACCTGGTCAAAAAACTGAATTTTCGCCCGCGGAAGGATATTACATACATATATGAACGCTTGGCCAAATGCTTTGCCGACGCCGACATATGCATTGAGATTAATACCGCGGGCTTAAGGGCTCCTGTTGGAGAGATATATCCATCGGCAGTTTTCCTGCGTGAGTGCTTTAAAAGACGGGTGCCTGTCACGTTGGGGTCTGACGCTCATACTCCGGAGCAGGTGGGAGCGTGTTTTCCTGAAGCGAAACAGTTATTGTTAGAAATTGGCTATGATAAGATTGCCGTTTTCAGTCAAAGGAAAAGACGACTCCTTCCCCTTTAA
- a CDS encoding VWA domain-containing protein has protein sequence MNREQALNLTPYHWDIFWETLSQWPGWQEILAEFQTKPFGPELIPELFWLLYSGTIEVSPMHLVPAAARLNILVINRLLQSREFQQLRQVTRGGRQKSLFAAFQILALIVKVLPPELIDVALKVKSVSFTVNRLKTQADFLGKGRYGTNRELPSSHLLYRAYMRTVRELEKALRVQRSLLAELMRLWFSGSASRLGQEFQQGFQVPVAGDLVYGEKSKHFLSNGLRGYLVYMARYSGNQKLKNIANRAQTLKWSGAIPCIAEGEGGLQGVCTGGVIEFLLTEQWRDFFHPSSKRRFYARLIEQQLWMLDFSDRLQRGPLVICVDCSGSMQGPKEEKAKAIAIKVLEQARLSRRDCIVILFGDHETIETISCLKGFYGESDILNILLTFFGTRTTDFNRPLEEVMKIAANHAKDQLDMLFISDGLGTVNTETLEKFSHLQNSGRLFTWAIIVDGAEKEGKEVRGFAQYIFFSRELLEAEV, from the coding sequence ATGAATCGTGAACAGGCCTTAAACCTAACTCCCTATCACTGGGATATATTTTGGGAAACATTGTCCCAATGGCCTGGCTGGCAGGAAATTCTGGCGGAATTTCAGACGAAACCGTTCGGTCCCGAACTGATTCCTGAATTATTCTGGCTGCTTTACTCCGGTACCATAGAGGTTTCACCCATGCACTTGGTTCCCGCTGCTGCCAGGTTAAACATCCTCGTTATAAACAGGCTGTTACAAAGTCGGGAGTTCCAGCAGCTACGCCAGGTGACTAGAGGCGGCAGGCAAAAGTCTCTTTTTGCTGCTTTTCAAATTCTGGCTCTAATAGTAAAGGTTTTACCGCCTGAATTAATTGATGTGGCCCTAAAGGTAAAATCCGTAAGTTTTACTGTCAACCGGCTCAAAACACAAGCTGATTTCCTGGGAAAGGGAAGGTATGGTACCAACAGGGAATTGCCTTCCAGCCATTTGCTTTACCGGGCATACATGCGCACAGTAAGGGAACTGGAGAAGGCTTTACGGGTACAACGTTCTTTGCTGGCCGAGCTGATGCGACTGTGGTTTTCCGGCTCTGCTTCCCGATTGGGACAAGAATTTCAGCAAGGGTTTCAGGTGCCGGTGGCAGGTGATTTGGTGTACGGGGAAAAAAGTAAGCACTTTCTTTCCAATGGCCTCCGGGGATACCTGGTTTATATGGCCAGGTATTCGGGTAATCAGAAGTTAAAAAACATTGCCAACCGGGCGCAAACTTTAAAATGGTCGGGTGCGATTCCCTGTATAGCAGAGGGTGAAGGGGGTTTACAGGGGGTTTGTACCGGGGGGGTGATAGAATTTTTATTAACAGAGCAGTGGCGGGACTTTTTTCATCCGTCCAGCAAAAGAAGGTTTTATGCCAGGCTAATCGAACAGCAGTTGTGGATGCTGGATTTCAGTGACCGGCTGCAGCGTGGACCACTGGTAATTTGTGTTGATTGTTCGGGGTCTATGCAGGGGCCAAAAGAGGAAAAAGCAAAGGCTATCGCCATTAAAGTATTGGAACAGGCCCGGTTGAGCAGGCGTGATTGCATAGTGATCTTGTTTGGCGACCACGAGACCATCGAAACGATTAGTTGCCTTAAAGGATTTTACGGTGAAAGTGATATATTAAATATATTACTGACCTTTTTTGGCACCCGGACTACAGATTTTAACCGGCCTCTGGAAGAGGTAATGAAGATAGCGGCCAATCACGCAAAAGACCAATTGGATATGCTTTTTATCAGCGATGGGTTAGGTACGGTAAATACTGAGACCCTGGAAAAATTTAGTCACCTGCAAAACAGCGGCCGGCTGTTTACATGGGCGATAATTGTTGATGGCGCTGAAAAAGAAGGAAAAGAAGTCCGGGGCTTTGCGCAGTATATTTTTTTCAGCAGGGAACTACTGGAAGCGGAGGTATAA
- a CDS encoding AAA family ATPase, translated as MGPLTDIVQALQQEFRQRDDVIRGLLLGLLTKSNVLLIGPPGTAKSLLVNSMVQKIAGVKYFSYLMTKFTRPDEIIGPISLQGLEKDEFVRVLDGRLADVHIGFLDEVFNSNSGCLNATLNIINEKKILNGTRLTEVPLMMLVGASNSLPVETTGELSAFYDRFLLRYELGYLSTAQELKNLINLEPGANKTPLMSIEDIIFLQNRVLDIELPLEVISRLVAIVMGVRQKGVAVSDRRVRQSCLVVKAEALLEGRTRACLEDLYILRDIFWNTPRDREIFAEIWTVLQKPVLERLESITAEAWEIYADLTGGNWHFAKGTEKGARLMELKQELQSLLHVYGSDLELAREIGSRVDNIDSLMTTVLKNLAAAGGTQRYES; from the coding sequence ATGGGACCGTTAACTGATATAGTACAAGCGCTGCAACAGGAATTCCGGCAGCGTGACGATGTAATACGGGGTTTGCTTTTAGGGCTTCTAACGAAAAGCAATGTCCTGCTCATTGGACCTCCGGGAACAGCCAAAAGCTTGTTGGTGAACAGCATGGTCCAAAAGATTGCGGGAGTCAAATATTTCTCCTATCTGATGACCAAGTTTACGCGGCCCGATGAAATAATAGGCCCTATTTCCTTGCAAGGGTTAGAAAAGGATGAATTTGTCCGGGTGTTGGATGGCCGGTTGGCGGATGTTCATATTGGGTTTCTCGATGAAGTTTTTAATTCCAACAGTGGATGCCTGAATGCCACTTTGAATATTATTAACGAAAAGAAAATTTTAAACGGTACCAGGCTAACGGAGGTACCGTTGATGATGCTGGTTGGGGCGTCTAATTCATTGCCGGTGGAAACCACGGGTGAATTAAGTGCTTTTTATGACCGGTTTTTGTTGAGGTACGAGCTTGGGTATCTGAGTACTGCCCAGGAGCTGAAAAATTTAATTAACTTAGAACCCGGTGCAAATAAAACTCCACTCATGTCCATTGAGGACATTATTTTTCTACAAAACCGGGTTTTGGACATAGAACTGCCCCTGGAAGTTATATCAAGGCTGGTAGCCATTGTTATGGGGGTCCGCCAAAAGGGGGTGGCTGTTTCGGACCGCCGGGTGCGGCAAAGTTGTTTAGTAGTTAAGGCTGAGGCTCTGCTGGAAGGCAGGACAAGGGCCTGTTTGGAAGATTTATATATATTAAGGGATATTTTCTGGAACACGCCGCGAGACCGGGAAATATTCGCCGAGATATGGACGGTTTTGCAAAAACCGGTCCTTGAACGCCTTGAGAGCATTACTGCCGAAGCCTGGGAAATTTATGCCGATTTAACGGGCGGTAATTGGCATTTCGCCAAGGGAACCGAAAAAGGCGCCAGATTGATGGAACTGAAACAGGAATTACAAAGCTTGTTGCATGTTTATGGCAGCGATTTGGAGTTGGCCAGGGAAATCGGCAGCAGGGTTGACAACATTGACAGCTTGATGACAACGGTTTTGAAAAATCTGGCTGCCGCTGGAGGAACTCAGCGCTATGAATCGTGA